One Chitinophagaceae bacterium C216 genomic window carries:
- the icmF gene encoding Fused isobutyryl-CoA mutase: MKNNPHTIIRIVTAASLFDGHDAAINIMRRILQAKGAEVIHLGHNRSAYEIVECAIEEDAHAIAITSYQGGHLEFFKYIRDMLEDAGCGHIKVFGGGGGTILPEEIDALHNYEISRIYSPDDGRQMGLEGMIEDVLAKCALDNAPYINAAENWHSVAPLEKIKDVRRIARAITLAESGVDYTALMHQLVNDGAKQQGVVLGITGTGGAGKSSVTDEIVRRFLNYTDKTIAVISIDPSRKKTGGALLGDRIRMNSISHPRAYMRSIATRNEHMALSATARDAIAICKEVGFDMIILESAGVGQSDTSIVDYCDVSMYVMTPEYGAATQLEKINMLDYADLVCINKFDKLGAMDALHDIRKQYKRNHQLWDAPDETLPVIGTIAAQFNDAGVNKLFEKLMDVIAKKTGVTFYSSATQQQQGETFNRSQIIPPQRSRYLSEIVECIHNYDSWVEKQCGIASALYQLYGAKELIKNDSLIDEKIRELQHELHPQCKELIEEWPKVKEVYAKNYLEYKVRDKIVHQSLVSTSLSGLTVKKVSLPTYKDWGDILKWRLQENLPGKFPFTAGVFELKRNEEEPTRMFAGEGTPERTNKRFHYLSLQQPAKRLSTAFDSVTLYGEDPDYRADIYGKIGNSGVSVATIDDAKKLYSGFDLCDPATSVSMTINGPAPIILAFFLNTAIDQQCEKWLTNNGHKWNIDGNTENNVPIYRGTLPEGHNGLGLKLLGLSGDTLLPPEVYEKIKADTLLKVRGTVQADILKEDQAQNTCIFSTEFSLKLMGDVQEYFIANKVRNFYSVSISGYHIAEAGANPITQLAFTLANGFTYVEYYLSRGMHIDDFAPNLSFFFSNGMDPEYSVIGRVARRIWAKAMKEKYGANERSQKLKYHIQTSGRSLHAQEIDFNDIRTTLQALYAIYDNCNSLHTNAYDEAITTPTEESVRRAMAIQLIINKELGSVKSENFLQGSFAVEELTNLVEDAVLKEFDRITERGGVIGAMERMYQRNKIQEESIYYETQKNSGELPIIGVNTFLNKEGSPTLLPHQVTRSTQEEKKQQVENLRAFQQRHHERSTSALQRLKKVALNNGNVFAELMECVKYCSLGQITRALYEVGGQYRRNM, translated from the coding sequence ATGAAAAACAATCCGCATACCATCATTCGTATTGTTACTGCTGCTTCATTATTTGACGGTCATGATGCTGCTATTAACATCATGCGTCGCATTCTGCAAGCTAAGGGCGCCGAGGTAATTCATTTGGGACATAACCGCAGTGCTTATGAAATTGTGGAATGTGCTATTGAGGAGGATGCTCATGCAATTGCCATTACCAGTTATCAGGGGGGACACTTGGAATTTTTTAAATACATAAGAGATATGCTGGAGGATGCTGGGTGTGGGCATATAAAAGTTTTCGGCGGAGGTGGGGGTACCATTCTGCCCGAAGAAATAGATGCATTGCATAACTATGAAATTTCCAGAATTTATTCTCCCGATGATGGTCGGCAAATGGGACTGGAGGGTATGATCGAGGATGTACTGGCAAAGTGTGCACTGGATAATGCTCCCTATATCAATGCTGCAGAAAACTGGCATAGTGTCGCGCCGCTAGAAAAAATAAAAGACGTACGGCGCATAGCTCGAGCTATCACCCTTGCAGAGAGTGGGGTGGATTATACGGCTTTGATGCATCAGCTTGTGAATGATGGGGCAAAGCAGCAGGGTGTAGTATTAGGGATTACCGGTACGGGAGGAGCTGGAAAATCTTCCGTTACCGATGAAATCGTAAGAAGGTTTTTGAATTATACGGATAAAACCATTGCGGTCATTTCGATCGATCCTTCTCGGAAAAAGACTGGTGGGGCATTGCTGGGCGATCGTATCAGAATGAACAGCATCTCTCATCCCCGAGCCTATATGCGTTCTATCGCCACCCGCAACGAGCATATGGCATTAAGTGCTACGGCTCGGGATGCTATTGCGATATGCAAGGAAGTGGGCTTTGATATGATTATTTTGGAAAGTGCCGGTGTAGGGCAAAGCGATACCTCTATAGTTGACTATTGCGATGTGAGTATGTATGTTATGACTCCCGAATACGGCGCAGCTACCCAGCTGGAAAAAATCAATATGCTCGATTATGCAGATTTAGTTTGCATAAACAAGTTTGATAAGTTGGGAGCAATGGATGCACTTCATGATATACGCAAGCAGTACAAGCGAAATCATCAGTTGTGGGATGCTCCAGATGAGACATTGCCTGTGATAGGTACCATCGCAGCACAGTTTAATGACGCAGGTGTTAACAAACTTTTTGAAAAGTTGATGGATGTTATTGCTAAAAAAACGGGGGTGACGTTTTATTCCTCAGCAACACAGCAGCAGCAAGGAGAAACTTTTAATAGATCGCAGATTATTCCTCCCCAGCGGAGTCGTTATTTATCAGAGATTGTAGAGTGTATTCACAATTACGATAGCTGGGTGGAGAAGCAATGCGGCATTGCCTCTGCATTGTACCAGTTATATGGAGCGAAAGAACTGATAAAAAACGATTCACTAATCGATGAAAAAATTCGGGAACTACAGCATGAGTTGCATCCGCAATGTAAAGAGTTGATAGAAGAGTGGCCGAAGGTGAAAGAAGTTTATGCGAAAAATTATCTAGAATATAAAGTCAGAGATAAAATTGTGCATCAGTCTCTGGTCTCCACTTCGCTAAGTGGGCTTACCGTAAAAAAAGTATCGCTTCCTACATATAAGGATTGGGGAGATATTCTAAAATGGCGATTGCAAGAAAACTTGCCGGGAAAATTTCCTTTTACCGCCGGCGTATTTGAGCTGAAAAGGAACGAAGAGGAGCCTACGCGTATGTTTGCGGGAGAAGGAACTCCAGAGCGAACTAATAAGCGATTTCATTATTTGAGCTTGCAACAACCGGCCAAGCGATTGAGCACGGCATTTGACAGTGTAACCCTATACGGAGAAGATCCGGATTACAGAGCTGATATCTATGGAAAAATTGGTAATAGCGGGGTGAGTGTGGCTACCATTGACGATGCGAAAAAGCTTTACAGCGGTTTTGATTTATGTGATCCAGCCACTTCAGTTTCGATGACAATTAATGGCCCAGCGCCTATCATACTGGCATTTTTTCTTAACACGGCGATTGATCAGCAGTGTGAAAAATGGCTTACTAATAATGGCCACAAATGGAATATCGATGGTAATACCGAAAATAATGTTCCCATATACAGAGGTACGCTGCCAGAAGGTCACAATGGGTTAGGTTTAAAGCTGCTGGGGCTTAGTGGAGATACATTATTGCCCCCTGAAGTGTATGAGAAAATTAAAGCGGATACCTTGTTAAAAGTAAGAGGAACGGTTCAGGCTGATATTTTAAAGGAGGACCAAGCTCAGAATACCTGCATTTTCTCTACCGAATTTTCCCTGAAATTGATGGGCGATGTACAGGAATATTTTATCGCCAATAAGGTACGCAATTTTTACAGTGTGAGCATCAGCGGTTATCATATCGCGGAGGCTGGAGCAAATCCTATAACACAGCTGGCGTTTACTCTGGCAAACGGCTTTACATATGTGGAGTACTATTTGAGCCGCGGCATGCATATTGATGATTTTGCTCCCAATCTGTCTTTCTTTTTTAGTAATGGAATGGATCCTGAGTATAGCGTCATCGGCCGTGTGGCACGGCGCATATGGGCCAAAGCCATGAAGGAAAAGTATGGTGCGAATGAGCGTTCTCAGAAATTGAAATATCACATTCAAACATCAGGCAGGAGTTTGCACGCTCAGGAGATAGATTTCAATGATATCAGAACGACGCTGCAAGCATTATATGCCATTTACGACAATTGCAACTCGCTTCACACCAATGCGTATGATGAGGCAATTACCACGCCTACCGAAGAAAGCGTACGTCGTGCCATGGCCATTCAGCTGATTATCAATAAAGAGTTGGGCAGTGTGAAATCGGAAAATTTTTTACAAGGCAGCTTTGCTGTGGAAGAATTGACGAATTTGGTAGAAGATGCTGTATTGAAAGAGTTTGATCGCATTACCGAACGAGGAGGCGTTATTGGAGCCATGGAGCGAATGTATCAGCGAAATAAAATTCAAGAAGAAAGCATCTATTACGAAACGCAGAAGAATTCAGGTGAACTTCCGATAATTGGTGTGAACACTTTTTTAAATAAAGAAGGAAGTCCAACCCTATTGCCACATCAGGTTACCCGTAGTACTCAAGAGGAGAAAAAACAGCAGGTGGAAAACTTGCGGGCTTTTCAGCAACGACACCATGAGCGGAGCACATCGGCTTTACAGAGGCTAAAAAAAGTTGCTTTAAATAATGGAAATGTTTTTGCCGAGTTGATGGAATGTGTGAAATACTGCTCGCTCGGACAAATTACACGCGCTCTATATGAAGTGGGGGGGCAGTACAGAAGAAATATGTAG